The sequence below is a genomic window from Pleurocapsa sp. PCC 7327.
ATGTAGTATAAATGTAGTATTTTAAATTCTTCGCGATCCCCTTCGCGCTTCGCTGAGGGCAACGCTGGGTGCCGGATCGCCAAGACACGAAGCCGTCTTGGTCACGAGCAAGGTGCTTGTACCTCGCTCTAGAGGAGCGTTTCGTGTCTTGAAAAGCGAGCGTCCCGCTCGCACTACATAAATCTCGCACTACATAAATTAAAGAAGACTCGATAGGAATTTCAGTCGATTTTAATCGAGTTGAGCTTTGAGCCTAGAACCTTAGTTCTAGGCGTTGATGCCAAAGGTGCAAGATCTCAGTTCTAAGGCAGTCTCCCGTGAGTTCGGAAGCCGTTCTGTACCGAAGGTCAGCGTCGGGTAGTTCACTCGAATAACGCTCCCTGAAGATTAGCACCTCTTAAATCTGCTTGGTGGAGATTAGCACATCTGAGATCGGCTCCTTGCAGATTAGCACCTCGTAGATTAGCTTTCCGAAGATTAGCTCCGCTTAAGTTAGCTTCTAGCAAATGAGCGCCGCCTAGATTCGCTTTAGTGAGGTGAGCATATCGCAGATCGGTGCGATAGAGATGAGCTTCCCTCAAATCGGCACCAACGAGGTAAACTTTGCTTAAGTGAGCTTCAACAAGTTTAGCTTTATACAAAGTCGCTCGGTAGAGATACGCACCGATCGCTTCGGCTTCGTAGAGATTAGATTGACTGAGATCGGCTTCATTCAAATTTGCATCTACCAAGTTGGCTTCGCTGAGATTGCTTCTGATGAGTTTGGCGGCGCTGAGATCGGCTCTCCTTAGATTGGCTTTTTTCAATACAGTTCCAATTAGATTGGCATGACTCAAATCGGCACCGCTCAAATTGGCTTCGCTCAAATTGGCGGCGATCAAATTAGCATCGCTGAGATCGACTCCGCTGAGATTGACTCCTACTAAATTAGCATTGCTCAGTTCGGCATTTTGAAGATTATTTTGACTCAAGCGATCGCTTGTTAGTTCGATTTCATATAGCTTAGCTCCATTTAAATGAGCCGCTGTTTCAGGATCGAGAGAAATCTTTTGGTTATTATTGCTCCATTCCAGCCATCTCTTTGTATCCTGCTGAATTCGAGAAAGATGCTCTACATTAGCCATTTAACAATTCGCTCGGTTTTGATATTCCCGCCTACTTTTATGTAAAAGCTACAAACGCAGGTTTTTCTAGCTATTCTATCCTAAAAAAATATTCCTCTACTTTTGCGTCTACCTTTTGGTAGAGACTTTAACTAAACCATCGGTTCGATTATTTTTTTGGTAACGATTCTCGTGAGATAATATATATAGTAATTCTTACGGCGAGAAATCTTACAACAATTATAATTACTGTAGGGTTTGGAATCTTTCAAATGTCATCTCCTAATGCTGCTCCTAGCGTTGTTGTTCTCAACCAACAACGGGAGCGAGATATTTCTAAGGTAAATCGATCTGACGACGCTCCAGCCACCCTTTGTAAAAATAAAACTGAGAATTGTACGGTTGTTGAAGATGGCAAGGTTGTGGTTAAGCCAGTTACAGCGTCAGATGAGTCAGATAATCTCAGATGAGTCAGATAATCGCTGTCAGTTAAGCGATTAGCTTTGAATGAATTGTGAAAAATAGTGTGAGCGAGATGCTCAAATACAGTAAGGCGCAAGCAATAGGCGAAGCGCCCCTCCAGATCAAAAAGCCAAGGAGATTTTGCAATCTATTCCATCTTATAAATTATTTAGGATTGTTATATTTTTCTGAAAAAATTAGCTGGCTAAAAGGTTGAGGAAACAGGCGATCGCGTTAATTCAATTCTTTTCTAAAAAATCGCTAATGAAAGCAACTAAACTTGGGAAATATCTAACTTTAGAAGAATTTTGCACTTGTACTAATACTTATAAAAAATATACGGCAAATATCGATCCTTTTCCTAAAAATTTAGAAACAATTGCTGCTATAAAAGACCTCAATCAATTTATTATCGATCCAGTTATCGATTATTTTGGACGGGATCGATTTCAATTAACTTACGGATTTTGTTCGCCCGATCTAAAGCGTTTTTTAGAGAAAAAAGATCCAGTAACGGGAATCAAAAATGGTCGCATAGATCCCGCTAGAGATCAACATGTGAGTCATGAGAGAAATCGTCAGGGAAATTATTACTGTAAGCGATTAGGGGCTGCTTGCGATTTTGCGATCGCAGAGTTTCCTAGCGATTCCCTAGTTGACTGGATTTTATCTCAAAAGTTACCTTTTGATTCTCTATATTTTTATGGTCGAGATAGACCGATTCACATTAGTTATGGCTCGCAACACAAACGAGATATTTGGACATTTACTCCTACAGGACAGCCGACCAAGAAAGGCATTCAAAATTGGATTGAATTAGCTAAATATTCTTCCTGATTTTTGTTAATATCTTTTGCGCCTTCAATTTAAAAATCTGCATCGTTGTCAAATTTGCAATCTGAGAAGAACAGTATTTTTTATAATCGAAAAACTCATTAATTTCCTGCAAAATTATCGTTAAACGCTTAAGAACATTCTCACTTCGATACTCGGCAAGAAACTCTTCAGATAAAGCAGGCAAAACTGGACAATTAATAACTCTTAAGATGCGATCGAAATCGTATTCTTTTGAGTATCCGGCAATTTTATAGCAATTAAAACCAGGGTCTAAATAATCAGACAGTCCGCCGTTGACGCTAGAGAAAACCTGACAACCACAGGCAAGTGCTTCTAGCGGTTGTAAGCCAAATCCTTCGCTGACTCCCTGTAGCGCCCAATATTCAGCAGAGTCGTAAAGATAAACCTTCGCTCGATTAAATAATCCGGGTAAATCTTCTACATAAGAATCAATAACTCGGACGTTACATTGTTTCTGCAATGCAGGAATTAATTCATTAAGTAAATACTCAGAAGATTTTCGAGTTTGCACCAAAACATCGATATCGCGATCGCAATTTAAATTGCTAAATTCATCGGAGATTTGATTGGGTAAATAATAGATCGGAGAATGAGGAGATTTTTGTCCCCAATATCCGAGAGTATTGCGGCTAACGGTAATAATTGGAATGGTAGAAGGCAGGGTAAATCGATAACCCGCACTGTGGGCATGATAGACCACATTACAGTTTTTTAACTTGGCGGCGAGTTTGGCAACGTCAAATCCCCAACTAATCACGAATATGACACGATCTAAATTTTTCTCTTTCAACAAATCGTCAAGAAAAAGGGTATCTTTTTCCCTTTGACGATAAGTAACTGCTTCAGCATCGCAAATTCGTTTCGCCAGATTGAGAATTTTTAATTCTGCCCAAAGACCGCCGCAGGCAAATTTGCCGCCAGTTCCGGGAACTAAGAAGTAAAGCTTTCTCATTACCTATCTCCTAGACTCGAATCGCTTGCGGAATTATTATGAAGGCTCTTAATTTTAAGTCATAGTTATAGAGTCCAGCAATCAAATTTACCAAGCTTGGTCTGCAAAATTATAGATTTTCTCGAACGATATCGTTTGAGAAGCGATCGCGAGTTTTGCAGCTGCAATCGATCCGAGTCAGGTGTAGTCGGTTGCGTCTGGCGATCGCGCCAAAGCAGTAAGGGAAGACTCAACATTCCCAAGAGCGTCACTATTACGGTTATAACCCAGACCATAAAGCGATCGCTTCGGTAGTCACCGCGCTCGATTTGCCAAAAAACTCGATTATAACGCCAAGCTGCCCAAGCGATCGTCACAATTCCCAAGACAACTAAGCTGACTCCTAAAACTTCCGAACTAAATAGCGAACGAGTTGGCGCTTGCTGGCGAGTTACGGCGAGGTTGAGTTGGCGCAAGAAGAGGCCGAATCGGGCAATGGCAAATCCGAATCCAATTAGCGCGATCGAAGTACGCAGCCATGCTAGAAATGTGCGTTCGTTGGCTTGATGTTCTCTTTGGCGATCGATTTTAGAATTTTGACTCATTGAAACTCTAGAATTCAAGCCCCCATCTCTTCGAGAATTAAGCGAAAATCTGCCAAAATTTCAGGCAAATTAATCTCGGTGAGGACGGGAACGTGAATGAAAAGACAGTGACTTTGGGGGCGAAACTGTTTGAGATACCTTAAAACTTGATAGTACAATCCTTCGCAGACAAATTTACCTGCCTCGTGGCTGATTTTTGTATGGGATAATTTGGCAATTAATTGCTCTAGGTTAACGGAAGTGTAAATCTGTTCCTGGCTCCAACTAGCATTAGATTCAATGGTAAGCCGATCGCGAGACTCTGCCATTCCGCAACAAATGACGGCATCCGGTTGTAGGGTTTGAATCGTCGCGATCGCTTTTTGACTGGCGAGGGCAATATCGACGGGTAATTGCCTTAAAAAAGTTAGAGAAGCCAAAAGAAATTCCTCTGCTTGAATCTGTGCCAATAAATCGTCAGAGGAATTAGAAACATGATGGGGAAGCCAAGTTTGAAAGGAAGTAAGTAGGATTTTTTTTGCCATCGCAGCAACTTGGAATAGGATGGATGAAGACGAGGATATTTTCCAATTTAGACCCCAAAATTTTCAATGGCTCTAATTGCTGTAATTGACTACGACATGGGAAACCTGCACTCGGCTTGCAAAGGCTTAGAAAAAGCAGGGGCAACTCCCAAAGTTACCGGTTCTCCCAAAGATATCGAACGAGCAGATGCTTTAGTATTACCCGGAGTAGGGGCATTCGATCCGGCAGTGCAACATTTGCGATCGCGCCATTTGGAAGAACCGATTAAAGCTGCGATCGCCGGCGGAAAGCCATTTTTAGGGATCTGCTTGGGACTGCAAATCCTCTTCGACGGTTCGGAGGAAGGAACAGAATCCGGATTGGGCATTATTGGGGGCATGGTGCGCCGCTTTCGTTCCGAACCCGGATTGACCATTCCCCATATGGGTTGGAATCGCTTGCAATTAACCCAACCCAACCATCCCGTCTGGCAAGGTTTACCCGAAAATCCCTACGTCTATTTCGTCCATTCTTATTACGTCGATCCCATCGATCCCGACGTGCGTGCGGCAATGGTAACCCATGGTTCTCAAACGGTTACGGCTGCGATCGCTCGCGATAATCTAGTAGCAGTGCAGTTTCACCCAGAAAAATCTTCAGATAACGGGCTGAAAATCCTGTCTAATTTTGTCGCACAAGTAACGCCTAACTACGCGATCGCGTAATTTCCTGGCTTGGTTCTCCGAAACGATAGCCTTTGCCATAAACCGTATGAATCAAAGGCGATTCTCCATCCGCTTCAATTTTGCGGCGCAGCAAGCGAATGAGTGCCGCCAAAACATTGCTATTGGGTTGTTCTTTCTCCATCCACAAGTATTGATAAATTTGCTCGTGGGTCAATAATTGACCGGGGTGACACATAAAAAAATGCAGCAGCTTAATTTCTTTTTCTGAAAGATGAATTGCCCGTCCCTGACGGTAAGCAACCTGATTTTCACTATCGAGTTCGAGATCGGCAACTTTGATTCGCGCTTCGGTTTCGGTTACACTCGCATCGAAGGCAGACGAACGGCGCAACAAGGCACGGACTCGCGCTAGCAATTCCCGCAACTCAAAGGGTTTGACGAGATAGTCATCTGCGCCCACGTCTAACCCGATCACGCGATCGTCAACCGTATCTTTGGCAGTGAGAAACAGGACTGGCGTTGTTTTTGTGCGCGATCGCAATTCTCGACAAATCTCTATCCCCGATTTGTAGGGCAACATCCAGTCGAGAACGATTAGATCGTACTCTTTTTGCAGCGCCAACTCCGTCCCCGCTATCCCGTTATCGGCTACATCTACCTCGTAACCTTCGCGGGATAGCACTTGAGTGAGAGGATCGGTCAGTTCCGCCTCGTCATCGACTAAAAGAATTCGCATATCTATTTTCCGCCCAGAATATATTTTCCATTTCGCAAACAACTCCCTTTCATTAACTCGCTTGTGACTCGTTAATGAAACGAGCATTATGTTAAGATTTGTAACGGGCGTGTTGGATTTAACTCCAGAGCAAACCAGTTAATGAAAAACACGCCCTCGTGTTTAATTGTCTCTCTATCTAAAAAGCAGCGATCGCGATCGAAGTAGAATTGCACCGATGCATTGGGCGAGCGATCGCCACCGAAGGAGAAATAGAAATGAAAATTGTATTGACTTTTCAAGTCAGACTCATCCAAGCGGATGAGTTTTTCCATGATTGACAAAATCTTAAATTTTTCTAGAATTAGTGTAGCAAAAAGTGTTTCATCTCCAACTCAAATTGCCTTTTCTTCACGAAGTGGAAGGAGATTCCGCCATCAAAAGGCGAAGTTTCCCCCATCAACAGAGCAAACTGGTAAGGCTTATTGACTTGGAAATAGGGATACGAACCAGCTCTAGCTCAAGTGCCATGTGTTAAGCCACTCAGAGTATGCTTCGTCCGACTCGTTGAATTTTTTTGAGGGGACAGAAGATGGATTTAAACGGTTTTGTGGATCGTTTTGAAGCGAGTGTTGAAAAAACGCCCTTGGTTCTTGCTGTAGATGGGGATGAAGATAACCTGTTGCTAGTTAAGTACGTAGTCGAGCAGTTTAACTGCACCTTATTGAGAGCGACAAGTAGCAGAGAAGCTCTCTCTTTAGCTAGAGAAAACCCGCCCGATCTGATTGTTCTGGAAATGGTTTTACCAAAGTTAGACGGCTTCGAGCTAGTTCGTCTTCTTAAAAATAACGGTTTGACCGCTCGCATTCCCCTCATCGCAGTCACGCAATTAGCTTTGCCGAGAGAACGAGAGAAAATCCTCAATGTCGGTTGCGACGCATATCTCAGCAAACCTTATCTGTTTGAGGATTTAGAAGCAATTCTCAGTCGCTACCTCGATCGACTCCCTGCGATGGCAGTTGCTGCTGAGGCGGAGGAGCGGATGTGTTTGCTTCCGGAGTAGGAGATCCTCCGCCTTTTGATGGCGGAATCTTCTCTTACTTCGTAAAATATGCTCTCATGCAACATCGTTACTTCTGGCAGACGGTCTTCTCGATCTCACTCCAGGAATAGTCTCTGGGTTGCGAACTTGCGGGTTAGCAGCAAGGACAGCAATTATTCCCGTACGACTCGTTTCTAGAGTAGCGTCGCTAAGCAAGTCAATAACTTCAACCTTCATAACCTCTTCGAGCAACTCTTTTATTTGGGGTTTAGTGACCTCATCTAAAGTGGAGTGGATCTGTTCTGCCAATTCTTCTTGACCTTCTTGAGCTAAAAGCTGCTCGGCAGGAGTCAAGGAGTCTTCGATAATGATGACTAATTTCTGCTCGAATAACTGACAGGTTACCTTAGTCGGTTGATGTCCGAGTTGGTTGCGATAGAAGGATTGAATGCGCTGGCTGAGCGTTCTCTCCAGTTGTCCGCGAGTTGGATTAGTTGTTGTCATTGGCGTACCTTTTTATTGATTTAGACTGCAATGACAAGTCAGAGAAAAAACAGATCCTCTAAGTTATCGAAGGCAGTGTAATTTCTTTCCACGGCATTCTGCTTGCCATCGCTTTAATCGTCACCAGTCCGAAAGGTTTGTCGTGACTGGGAACGACAAGAAATAAATCGATCCTCGTAATCTTAAATCTATGATTTTCTATGAAAATTTACATCTTTCTCGCGAAATAATCCTTGATATCGCTTGTGGTTATTGTCAAAAACAATTGCTACAATCAATCAAATAAGTCATGGATTGTAGTAGTTCCAAAAGCAATAGTAGTAGCTACATAAACTCAAAGATTATTAGAGATATAGTTAGAATCTAGCTCGAAGCTAAATCATCCTGTAGATAGATGCTAAGATTTTTAAGAAGAGAATTTAGGCGATCGCTTGCAAAGCCATTAATTAAATAATCTGTTTGACTAGCAATCTAATTGCATTATCTTTCATCATCAACAATCGGGCTGTTTCAAGTAACAGTGAAATTGCTTGTTCGCGGCTCATTTCCTGTGCAGATTGTTCCATAAGTCTCATTTGAAATTGTTGCTCTAAAGTCAGTTCTAGATTTAGTTTGAGTGGATCGGCATTCATCTTTACACCTCTCATTTAACGAGCAAGAATATTGGAAAAAACTTTAGTTAATAACAATACAAATTCATTGCTATCTCCAAAATAATATCCTTTTGATAGGGTAAGCTTCTGTCAGAAGATATAATTCAAATTTTTGCTTTCGATCGCTATGCTCAACACGACATTCTATACTTTTGAGACAACCTGTCACCCTAGAGACAGATAGATTTCATTTTTTTTATCCAATTTGATAGAAGAAAAGAACTCAGCAATTTCGATAAATTTAAAAATGTTAATCCAGAGATAATAACTCAGTTCAAGGAGAAAAAAGGATGAATATTATTGCCTGGTTAGTTTTAGGTCTGATTGCTGGAGCACTAGCAAAACTAATCTACCCCGGACATCAAGGCGGCGGAATTATAGCCACTATCGTGTTAGGAATTTTGGGCGCTCTAGTCGGCGGCTATTTAGGTCAAGTTTTATTGGGAAGTCCTGGCGCTGCCGCCGCCGCAACAGGAACTTTATCGATTGGCGGCATTATTTTTGCCGTTCTTGGAGCGATATTGCTGATTTTCATTTGGGGATTGATTACTCGCCGCGCTGCATAGGCTACTCGAACTTACATCGAGCGCTTATGGGAGAAAGACAAAATGGCTTCAGAAAGACATAAGAGAGCTTCGGTATCCAAGGCAAACTAAAGCAGAGTTTTAGCTCTGCTTTTTTCTGTATTACCCATTTATCATTTTCTGAACATAAGTTGGCAGGCAAAATGCTGCTTTGTGAATATCTGCATTGTAGTAGCGCAGGTCGTGCTCTTTAGCAAATTGTTTGGCTTTGTTGTAATCAAAATTTTCGATTGGATGCGGTCCCTGCTTGGAACAGTAGGTCAAACTCCACATTCCCGTTGGATACATGGGAATAAATACTAAATAACAATGTACGCGATCGCTGCCAAAAACTTGCTTGAGGCATTGATTGAGTTCGATAAATGCTTTGGGATTATAGGATGGCGACTCACTCTGTACCGTTACTACCCCACCAGTACGCAAACAGCGATAGACATCCTCATAAAACGACTTTGTAAAGAGTCCTTCCGATGGTCCTACCGGATCTGAAGAGTCGATTATAACCAAGTCGTAGGAAGCATCAGCAGCTTCTTTGACAAATTTAATCCCGTCGTCAATTAATAAATTCAATTTTGGATGGTTAAACGCAGACGAAATTGTCGGTAAGAATTGTTTGGAAGCTCGCACGACAGCTTCATCGATTTCTACCATTGTCACCCGCTCGATCCCCGGATAGCGAACCAGTTCGCGAATCGTTCCCCCGTCGCCGGCACCAATGACCAGCACGTCCTTAACACTGGGATGAGTTTGCATTGGTACATGAGCAATCATCTCATGATAGGATGCTTCATCTGCTTCGGTGCACATGACCATGCGATCGATGGTCAGCATTTTTCCATTCCCGTAAGTATCGAATACTTCTACCGTTTGGTAGGGGGAGTCTTCTTTAAAAAGGCGATCGCCCTTAATATGAATCGATAGTGCAATACTTTCATTACCATCTATCACCCATTCAGACGGATTGAATTGGGAAAATGCCAGCTCAGAAGCAGGTCGATCGGGATTAGTCATCTTAAGCTGCCTATAGAGTTCCAGGGGATAAGTATACGATGTCAGCGCGATCGGCTCAAGATGGTAGTAAAAGCGATCGCTCGAAAAAAGTGTCTTTTAGATTATTTCCCCCTCAAGCGGGAATTTACTCGCTTAGAGAAGGTAACTTTAGGTTGAGAAATACAAAGATTGTTCAACTTAATTAAATATAGGTTTTGTTACTTGATAAGCTAAATTATATAAGCAAAAAAATCTCGATCGCTTCGACTTAATTAATTCACATCAGTCAATATTCAATTGTCGATCTAACTCTCGATTAAGACTCAATCTTTACTCTCTACTATTCTCCGATCGATCTTTTATAACCTTCACAGCAGAGTTCTCAATTACCAGATTCTTGTATGGACGTGCAGATGGAGGAAATCTGAGATGGAAACCTTTGATTATGTCATTCTGGGCGCGGGATTAGGCGGACTTTCGGCAGCAGCTTGCCTGACTCGGCAGGGACATCGGGTTGTAGTTCTAGAAAAGCATTATCTGCCAGGTGGGTGTTGCCACACTTTCGACTATGGCGAGTATAGCTTTTGTGCGGACGTACACTACATTTCGCAATGCGGTTCCGGTCAGACGATTTCTCAATTTCTCAACTACATCGATCGCGATGTTTCTTTTAGCAGTCTCGCTCCGGACTGCATCGATCGCGTCATTACACCGGAAACCGAGTTTAAGATTCCTCTAGGTTGGGAAAACCTGCGCGATCGTTTGCTAGCTACGTTTCCGGAAGAAGCAGTTGCCATCAATCGCTACTGCGATGAAATCAAGCACCTCCATCAAGAAATGCACGACTTGCAACAGGAAGTTCGCTGGTTCGATCGCAAGTGGACGGATTGGTTAAAGCTGCCAAAATACTGGAATCTCTTTATCAAGAGTCATTGGACATTGCAAGATCTCTACGATCGCGTCGGACTGTCGCCCAAACTGCAAGCCATATTAGCAGGACAGAGTGGCGATTATGGATTGCCCCCCAAAGACATTGCATTAATTACTCATACCTCGCTGGTTTGGGACTATTCCGAAGGGGCTTACTATCCCCAACATCACTTTAAGCACTTTGTTGACACTATTGTAGAAGCGATTGTTGCTGGAGGCAGCGTTGTCAAGCTTTCAACCCCCGTGGAACATATCCAAGTAGAAAATCATCTCGTCCAAAGCGTGACGGCAGGTGGCG
It includes:
- a CDS encoding pentapeptide repeat-containing protein, with translation MANVEHLSRIQQDTKRWLEWSNNNQKISLDPETAAHLNGAKLYEIELTSDRLSQNNLQNAELSNANLVGVNLSGVDLSDANLIAANLSEANLSGADLSHANLIGTVLKKANLRRADLSAAKLIRSNLSEANLVDANLNEADLSQSNLYEAEAIGAYLYRATLYKAKLVEAHLSKVYLVGADLREAHLYRTDLRYAHLTKANLGGAHLLEANLSGANLRKANLRGANLQGADLRCANLHQADLRGANLQGALFE
- a CDS encoding glycosyltransferase, producing MRKLYFLVPGTGGKFACGGLWAELKILNLAKRICDAEAVTYRQREKDTLFLDDLLKEKNLDRVIFVISWGFDVAKLAAKLKNCNVVYHAHSAGYRFTLPSTIPIITVSRNTLGYWGQKSPHSPIYYLPNQISDEFSNLNCDRDIDVLVQTRKSSEYLLNELIPALQKQCNVRVIDSYVEDLPGLFNRAKVYLYDSAEYWALQGVSEGFGLQPLEALACGCQVFSSVNGGLSDYLDPGFNCYKIAGYSKEYDFDRILRVINCPVLPALSEEFLAEYRSENVLKRLTIILQEINEFFDYKKYCSSQIANLTTMQIFKLKAQKILTKIRKNI
- a CDS encoding YidH family protein encodes the protein MSQNSKIDRQREHQANERTFLAWLRTSIALIGFGFAIARFGLFLRQLNLAVTRQQAPTRSLFSSEVLGVSLVVLGIVTIAWAAWRYNRVFWQIERGDYRSDRFMVWVITVIVTLLGMLSLPLLLWRDRQTQPTTPDSDRLQLQNSRSLLKRYRSRKSIILQTKLGKFDCWTL
- a CDS encoding pyroglutamyl-peptidase I, with the translated sequence MAKKILLTSFQTWLPHHVSNSSDDLLAQIQAEEFLLASLTFLRQLPVDIALASQKAIATIQTLQPDAVICCGMAESRDRLTIESNASWSQEQIYTSVNLEQLIAKLSHTKISHEAGKFVCEGLYYQVLRYLKQFRPQSHCLFIHVPVLTEINLPEILADFRLILEEMGA
- the hisH gene encoding imidazole glycerol phosphate synthase subunit HisH codes for the protein MALIAVIDYDMGNLHSACKGLEKAGATPKVTGSPKDIERADALVLPGVGAFDPAVQHLRSRHLEEPIKAAIAGGKPFLGICLGLQILFDGSEEGTESGLGIIGGMVRRFRSEPGLTIPHMGWNRLQLTQPNHPVWQGLPENPYVYFVHSYYVDPIDPDVRAAMVTHGSQTVTAAIARDNLVAVQFHPEKSSDNGLKILSNFVAQVTPNYAIA
- the rppA gene encoding two-component system response regulator RppA, whose protein sequence is MRILLVDDEAELTDPLTQVLSREGYEVDVADNGIAGTELALQKEYDLIVLDWMLPYKSGIEICRELRSRTKTTPVLFLTAKDTVDDRVIGLDVGADDYLVKPFELRELLARVRALLRRSSAFDASVTETEARIKVADLELDSENQVAYRQGRAIHLSEKEIKLLHFFMCHPGQLLTHEQIYQYLWMEKEQPNSNVLAALIRLLRRKIEADGESPLIHTVYGKGYRFGEPSQEITRSRS
- a CDS encoding response regulator — translated: MDLNGFVDRFEASVEKTPLVLAVDGDEDNLLLVKYVVEQFNCTLLRATSSREALSLARENPPDLIVLEMVLPKLDGFELVRLLKNNGLTARIPLIAVTQLALPREREKILNVGCDAYLSKPYLFEDLEAILSRYLDRLPAMAVAAEAEERMCLLPE
- a CDS encoding DUF2294 domain-containing protein; amino-acid sequence: MTTTNPTRGQLERTLSQRIQSFYRNQLGHQPTKVTCQLFEQKLVIIIEDSLTPAEQLLAQEGQEELAEQIHSTLDEVTKPQIKELLEEVMKVEVIDLLSDATLETSRTGIIAVLAANPQVRNPETIPGVRSRRPSARSNDVA
- a CDS encoding NblA/ycf18 family protein, which encodes MNADPLKLNLELTLEQQFQMRLMEQSAQEMSREQAISLLLETARLLMMKDNAIRLLVKQII
- a CDS encoding GlsB/YeaQ/YmgE family stress response membrane protein; this encodes MNIIAWLVLGLIAGALAKLIYPGHQGGGIIATIVLGILGALVGGYLGQVLLGSPGAAAAATGTLSIGGIIFAVLGAILLIFIWGLITRRAA
- the speE gene encoding polyamine aminopropyltransferase; this encodes MTNPDRPASELAFSQFNPSEWVIDGNESIALSIHIKGDRLFKEDSPYQTVEVFDTYGNGKMLTIDRMVMCTEADEASYHEMIAHVPMQTHPSVKDVLVIGAGDGGTIRELVRYPGIERVTMVEIDEAVVRASKQFLPTISSAFNHPKLNLLIDDGIKFVKEAADASYDLVIIDSSDPVGPSEGLFTKSFYEDVYRCLRTGGVVTVQSESPSYNPKAFIELNQCLKQVFGSDRVHCYLVFIPMYPTGMWSLTYCSKQGPHPIENFDYNKAKQFAKEHDLRYYNADIHKAAFCLPTYVQKMING
- a CDS encoding NAD(P)/FAD-dependent oxidoreductase; this translates as METFDYVILGAGLGGLSAAACLTRQGHRVVVLEKHYLPGGCCHTFDYGEYSFCADVHYISQCGSGQTISQFLNYIDRDVSFSSLAPDCIDRVITPETEFKIPLGWENLRDRLLATFPEEAVAINRYCDEIKHLHQEMHDLQQEVRWFDRKWTDWLKLPKYWNLFIKSHWTLQDLYDRVGLSPKLQAILAGQSGDYGLPPKDIALITHTSLVWDYSEGAYYPQHHFKHFVDTIVEAIVAGGSVVKLSTPVEHIQVENHLVQSVTAGGETYRASKAYISDLDPKLTVQLMHDRDALSVQEYQRLTSYQYSASAFNIYLGLDSSFDPQRYGIGNWNVWYYPNSNLNEAYQRQLEGDLSHPWIFLSCPTMKSSEPGMAPEGHHVLEIVTICSYEPFAHLHTTDPKAYKAKKREVYKQTMVSVQDLIPDVNAHTRMKLYGTPTTTEFYLGQPQGNIYGANLIPKQVGLNRLGYRTELPNLFLVGASAGYPSVPGVIGNGMDVVELISGRSIRKPIEASQPLVGTR